From Amyelois transitella isolate CPQ chromosome 17, ilAmyTran1.1, whole genome shotgun sequence:
TTGTGGTTTAATGACTATAGCTTTATTTCCAgccaataaataaagtttatactGTTATCATTATACTTCATACTTATTCTCATCAAACGATTTGACATTAGCCGCTTTCTTAGAAGCGGGCTCGTGGAGAATACTAATGTTATAGTGTTATACTCATGTGTTTCCTggcatagtgccgtgtggttcccggcaccaatagaaaaaagaataggaccactccttcccatggatgtaaaaggtgactaagggtaTATAAAATAGcgatccattttttttaaggcgatgggctagcaacctgtcactatttggatctcaatttttccatcattaagccgagcagctgaacgtggcctatcagtcttttcaagtctgttggctctgtctaccccacaaaggatatagacgtgactatatgtatgtttgttcaaCCACCGATTTCACTTGTAACAgctaagaaaaatattcaaaagaaTCCCTGTAAAAGGTTTCCCACAACAAGCAAAGCTACAACAAcaattaacaattatttatgaaatagtATTGTTACTTATTTAGCTATTTTGTCAATTGTTATGTTGTCAACACACTAgcataatttatatgttttttgttaaatttttcggcactatttgtctattttatatgtaattcttattgtaaaaatgttgtaatgactgtttgtgccaaaataaactaaaaaaaaaaaaaaacaaattagtcTAAAGTTGGGATGATTCCTAAATCAAGGATGACACAAGCAAAGCGGAAAAACACTAACTAGTGCGATATAATGAACGTTGCGAGTCATTAACCCGGGATTCAAACGCGTTGCCGCTATTCAACATGCCGGTAACACACTACACCATAGCAACCGgttcttatatgtatgtatgtatatacaccTTTATTTACTGGCTTGAGCACGCGGCTTCACTTGCGTGGGAAATTAGACGTAGAccataaatttttacatagGTAATAGTGAATATCTTAAAATCTACTTAACCGATATTGATGCCCCACAACTTCGAAATCCCATTGATAGAGCCtacgtaaatttaaaatttcatcaacatCAGACTAACAACGGTTCGAACGTTATCGcgtcacaaacatacatatgtacatacaaaactcactaattgaatctcaattccatcatgaagccatacagagctgaacgtggccttttattcagtcttttcgaaactgttggctctgtctaccccgcaagggatatagacgtgactacatgtatatatgattatacagccgtgtggttcccggcaccaatacaaaaaagaataggaccactccatctctttcccatggatgtcgtaaaaggcgactaagggttacaaacttgggattctttttaggcaatgggctagcaatccgtcactattcgaatctcaattctatcattaagcttaatagctgaatgtggccattcagtcttttcgaaactgttggctctgtctaccccgcaagggatatagacgtgactatatatgaaTTATACAGCAAATGCATTTTACTAGGAAGCCTTGCATGGTCTAGACTGCTAATTGGATGGGTTGCTTGGCTGTCTGTTCATGCGTCAGTATGTTGTGGTTTAAGACATAAACTAGACTTATTATCACTAAGACTAAACCAagcttactaatattattaatgcaaaaaactgtctgtctgttctgTTTTCACAGCTAAACTGCTCGACCGAttcgaatgaaatttggtatgcgtTATATaccagaatcccaagttaataaatctatctcttagtcgccttttacaaaatccatgggaaagagaaggagtgatcctattcttctttttttattggtgccgggaaccatacggcactcttgtttattcctattttattaaattgtgtacataaatatataatagatttagatagattgatttaaatatttacaaatatttatttcatagttTACATAGATATGACTGAAAATacaactattatttatattaattaaaaaattataaaaaaaaaaacaaaaaaaaactattctaaattacagactaaaaatattattatttacattttggcCCCTAGGAAGGGTTCTCAGATATAAAAATGGAAATAGAtagatactcgtatataaattatttacaacacGGTATCAGATTTAGAAACATACCTAACAAAATACCATTGCGTATCTATAACAGCACACATCTATGTGTCCACCCGTCGATGGCGCATAGCAACAAGAggatatccatacatataataaatctgtaactaaactttgtctgtacattgaagatatttaagaaaaaaaaactataaggggtcttttagggtcaatagaagccaaaacaatttttttttgaatttttgtctgtctgtctgtctgtatgtttgtacgcgcatcacgcaaaatctaccgaacggatctgaacgaaattcggcacagatatagttagtagcctggattagaatataggctactttttatcctgaaattctatcccaaggggatgaaataggtgagggcttcaataatgcccaaaatgactattccacgcgggcgaacttgcgggcacagctagtatgtaaTAATTGTAGGTCCGGCAGACTGTGTGTCTGTCCGTCACGCGCCAGCTCCGAAACGATTGTTTGCATGAGTACCTTACTTTGTTGTTTGATGGCAAGTACTTACTGTACTTTTTTTGTGTAACACTATTTTTCTTGTACTTATACTGTTTAGAATAGAtttgtttcaaaattggatacaaggtatcacttattgacgtcacaacaTCACTTAACTCTAATTGTAAATActaccgcttctaaagcgcatgtgtagaagaagcggcgatTATTATACGTTATATTTTAAGACGATTAATTCAGCAGATGACCTGTGAagaggttacaaacaaacaaacttactatCGCATTTAAAATGTTAGTTGATTATTTGATATCTAAcggatgctcttacggtgacggaaaacatcgtgaggaaacttgcacattcaggcaactggacgtTCAATCATGATCCATTAATCCAAAAATTACTGCTGGTATTTttgtggcctatcattctttaAGACCGCTGGCTCtagctaccccgcaaggtaagtaaacgtggttatatgaatgaatgaatggtaACGTACCCGGTAGGGTATAAGAGATTGTGTTGCTGTAGTAAGATCAAAATACTATATATGGATGGAGTCGAGAGCGAAAACTAGTTAAAGATACTATATTaggtacaaaatatacataattatatgattttatgtatatactagctgttgcccgcgacttcgtcttgaatcttgatcatacagtcagatacagacagacaaacaaaaaatttaaaataaaattctctatccgtttcagtcaaaaatactaaatgtacagacaaaatatttttactgttttattattaggtatgtatAGACGTATAAGCGATGTTACTAAACGGAACTTTTGGTAAATAAGAACGTTCCATTTAGATAATTCCTTGGCCCCACACCACGAACCCCGGCACCCCACATTTAGACCATAACAGTAAGTTGGCTCAGCATCCAGCTATCTTGGCGTGCCATTGTCCAAAGCTGTCATaacttaaaaacaatatgGCGGGGGAAGAAAGATTATGCCAAATACGTAGTTTTCGCTAGTGATGGGACGGATGTCATAAATTATATCGACAATTTTTCAACGGCCCAACTTTAAGCAGAAAATGTTCGTATTAAATGTTAACtatgatatattttaaataacacgtgtaatgtttatttattttttctaatgagCACTTCAAAGTCAAatgtgttcttttttttaaattagacaTTATCCTTATGTATCTACAGCACAAATATCGCTTGAACATCGTGTTTCTCGTACAAAAATGTAACTGATACATTAGTTTTTAACCTTCAAACTATGTTCAAATTGAACTCACTAAAACAATAGATCAACAATACACCGAAATGTTTTTAGTACAAGCATctgttaaaatattgtttttacagTAACTTGCCATTTTCGAGgtcacattatttatattcgtatattatatgtatgtagctatCTTATACATATTCATTATACACTCAGAATAGTATACCTATTTCTGATGTAATatctataacaaaaaataagagaCGTGATAGATAATAGCGTCGATACATCATCCTGATTTATGTCAGTTTTAATTATGCCGAATAATTATTTcacaatttaaaagatatgacaaaaaaattggttagatttggttttaaaattgtatagaaCATACTATTTAGAATATCGAACGAATGCTTTACTTTTTAACTGCTAactttataagtataatacGAAAGGTTTACTAAACTAAATAACTATTTGGTCAACTCCCGCCTGAACTCCACCAAGAAAGGCTCTTTTTATGTCTCACTTTccgacttaaaaaatatgtcgATATTTTCGCATCACTAAAATCAACCATCAAGTGTGGAAGTCGACATATCGGCAGCAACTTATCGTGCGAGATTATTCCGGCAGGATTGCCGGAGGGGAAGAGAGGGGCGTTGCGGGTAGGGTGGCTAAAAGTCaggaattttttttgaaattaaatggaatatgaaaaaaaaaatttattgtcatTTACCATATTAAAAGTCATGGCTCGTCCACAGAATGCTGCATGCATGCAGCATGCAGCAGAAGCCAGGTGAACCCTTTACTAAGGCCCTTCAGTTGGTTTTTTGCATGAATGAGATATGTAAAGAAGCCGAAGACCAGACGAAGAAGTGAAAGGAAATGCCCAAATGTGAACTGAAACTGCCACCTGCAAAGATTTAAAAGAaacttactaaaaaaaaaataagcgatattaattttcaatatagCAAATTAGGTCTAATCGTAAAGGCATaggaataaaaacaatatttgtcCAATATCTTATTTACTTCTTCTTTAAAaacgtttaatatttttatatacatatatcccttgcgggatagacagagcatacagtctcgaaaagactgctTCTCGTcagttcagttgtatggctaaataatagaattgagattcaaacgtaacaggttgctattcAATCGCCCACAAGacaaatcccaagtttcttagcctaccccttatcgccttttacgacactcATAGGAAAGACATGTATCAATTCTAAATTGCCGGAAATCACAcagattttcatttataattttctgtaagtaatattttttttttaaattctattttgttttgtaaaaagtaaaagtgaaAAACCATGGTCACCCTCACCACCAACTACCAACAACAAAGAGACGCATTTGTGACGTCAAATTTACGAGGCACTTTTACGAGTGCAAAATAGGTGGGTCCCGGGTTTACGACCAGCCTGTATAATAAGGGACGCCGTGGTATAGCTATACGCGCTCAGATGCATTGTTCGATTCTCTTTCATGTAAAGCCTAAtgacaaataaaagtttattgccgataaattttatttttgaaaagacttaagtCCTATTAATTCTTTTGTCAGTATTCGGTTGCGATTAGCGGTAGATATTACGTGcggtgtggtacccggcacctatggaaaaaaggaataggagcGCTCTATCGcttttccgtggatgtcgtaaaaggcgactaagcgatgggcttatgaacttgggattcttcttattctgaaaggccacttccaaggtattttattaacatttagattcaaatattgacaggttgctagctcatcgcctaaaagaagaatcccatgtttcgacgacgacatccatggttaACAGATattgtggtcctattcttttttttttattagtaccaGAAGCAATACGGTAAAATGTATCCGCTGCTAACGAAAAATAGTATGCGGCTATATAATATCGTAAATTTTGCATATACTATGCAAACGCAATGATCTGCCTACTCTTTGCGACCGTTATGAGCTATACAACTAATTTGGGCCAGCTCCTCACTTTAATCATACTTATACCTTGTCCCGGAAGCCACTATAGTGTGGGGTTGTCTAACTATATTGCCTTTTGCAGGACATTAAAGTCCTGTTCCCCGTAACATGGTAGgtacgcgcgacgccgtttataTAGCGCGGTAAATTATCGCTGACggcgtcataataaaaagtgaaacagggATAGGTCTTCGCGCGACTAAACTGTACTTTGATAGTGTgttagcgaagaaaaaatatagtgttaaaatcaattaaggGAGAGGCTAGTTAGTagatatacttgggattcttctcttaatATCAAAATGTGGTTAGTATAGTAATCTTGATCTTGATtggtcagaaaaaaaaaccattgcgatttatttctttcataacCGCGTACTATTTCTTGTGCCGCGATCGATAGTGCCCGTGTGATCAAAAGATGtgcatcaaaagaaaaaagaataggaccgctccatctctctcccatggatttcgtcaAATACGACTAACTGTCACTGTCACTGtttaaatgtcaattctatcatgaagccaaacagctgaacgtggtctttcagtctgtCGAAGACTGTCCGCTCTGTatgcaaaggatatagacgtgattatatgttatgttatactatttcttgtaattgTGTATATTTccaaagatattacaaacaaacaaacaaactaaaaagTGTCTGCTAAGTACCAAGAAAGTCTCTTAAAAAAGTTATCAACTTctacctcctggctttagttcaTGTTGCAACCTCACCACTCCGGAGATAAAGCCTATGATgactttgaccatggatcctggattgggtgagtcaggttttaacacgaagcgactcccgtctgacctccgcaacctttgcaagggaacATAACCCGAGTTGGATCGATCATGTTatcacattcagttgcctgaatgtgcaggtttcctcacgacgttTTCCCTCACAATAAGAGTAAAAAAGTTATCAACTGTAAAAAAGTAGATATatcacttaaattaaaaaaaaagttacctCATAAACATAAAGTAAACGAAATCTTCAGGCGAAAtagaatttcattaatttaatcacgACCTACCCTCAACCTTCTGAGGGTGAGATTCACCCTCCCATTGAGGGAACTCCATTGAATACCTGAGACCAGAATGTCAAGACCTCtgaaaattcaatttacaaCCGTAACGCGTACTAAAAGAGAAATCTTAGAGGTCAATTTTCGGTGGACGTTAGACGCCCTTGTATAAAACCAGAATCCAAAGACCCCTAAAACCTGTTATGTAGGGTACGAAGCAAGGGCCAGTTGAAGTTGGTCAATTATTTATAGGCAACAAGGATTTTTGTTCCTAACTGGAAATTGTTTGAGATAAGATTGAGAAAGtcactttattgttatttattatgaaaattccATTGAAATTGAAGTCTTAGCATAGTAGTCTTATgctgtacctacatacttattttaaacttacagCTGTCCGCGAATTCGTTCGTGTGttctttaattacatacataatacacgcctctttcccggcggggtaggcagagtctaaATCtatccacttgtcacgatccccgaatacctacttctttcgtttcatccacattcataactctcttcatgcaagcttggcgaTTTTGGtccatttaattaaaattaaggctttaaaattaaaaaaagaatagggccactccatctcttccccatgaaTGTTGTacaaagcgactaagggataggcttataaatttgggattcttcttttacgcgatgggcaagcaacctgtcactatttgaatcccaattctatcatttagcctaacagctgaacgtggcttatcagtctttcaagacagctgactctgtcttccccgcaagggatatagacgtgattatatgtatgttgagcTTCATAAGATCTAGCACAATCACTATCATGAATTTAAAACCTAAACagtgccaaatagctgaacgtggccattcagtcttttcaagactgttggctctgtctacccccagcaagggatatagacgtggccatatgtatgtatttatgtgcaGTGTCTAggctattctttattttagctTATCCCTTAATTGGCCTTCACAATCTGCATGGAAAGAGAAGCAGATGACACAcacaatgttttttcttcgttaACTGGGCAGTAGCTTATACTAGATGAATGTCCTAATCTTAATACCTTTATCGCCTTTGacaacatccacgggaaaagTCCTATTGTTCTTCTACTTCTTCCTGGCaatagtcccggttgcatcctcaccactctggagaggagcccggggtaagcctttgaccatggatccgtaagagcatcggttagtaactaaactaatgtacataacttctaaaacagtcattggtaaCATGGCCgcagtgggattcgaaccggtgcctttatgcgcCACCACGTTTTAACTAGGCAACTTACCGATTGGACCACCGATGCTCCTGGTCACGCTGACAAATTAAGCCTATTGTTTAGTACTCAAAAACCATTAAACTTTAACTGAGAAATAATAAAGTCTATTAagagttaattaaataaaaattaatccaCTTACAACTGGACTTCGAATTAAAACCggaaagataaattaattgacTCAGTTATATTTAACGTTACAATGCTGACCTAATAATAACTGGTTTTATCGATAACCTATTTAATATAATCTGATTTTTAATGATCATTTACTTAACCGTTCAGTTTTGTAACAGTAAatcagggataggcttataaacgttgtgattcttcttttaggtggtAAGCTAACAAATTGTCGCTTTGAGTAAAAAACTGACTGACTCACTCGATCCAGGtttatggtcaaaggcgcaccccgggctcctctccagagtggtgaggatgtgaCCGGTCAAACGCGTAACCAGGATTATAGCCAGTAcagcttttcagtctttacaagactgttgactctgtctaccctgtaaaggataaagacgggACTTAAAGACTTCATCTGTCGCTTTCGTGTCTGAGCGGCTGGATCGATTTTGATCAAATActgaataaattgaaaatatcttCTGAAAATTCTGTAGAcatgttaatattatataaatataaataaaagtgacGTGTTGTTCCTGATTCTTTTTGGAAAAGGACCACTTCTTGCCATATCtgcccatggttgtcgtataacgcgactaaggggaaGGCtcaaaacttgggattcttcttgtaagcaaTGActggctgtcactattttgaatttcaattttctattgactctgtctaccccgcaagggatatagacgtgattatatgcatgcatGTAAGCATCCTATTCGTTAATACaatattcaaattgaaatCTTTAACCCATCAATTACCAACGCGCTCGCTTTGGAAATTCACCCGCGGGACACAATAACCGCTATGCTAGGTACATATCTAGTAATCTAGCATCTAGATCGGGTGACGAATGCGAGCCGAACGGCTAACCGAACACAGCCGAACGCCGTCCCCCGATTCAGTATCCGCGCGCGGCGAACGAGCCACCACGCGCGTCACGAGCGAATTCGCCGCGCCCGTCGCCGCCATTTTTAAATCTCCattttgtgtgtgtttttCTCTCACTAATAATAATGTCCGAAATAGGATTGGGCTGGAACCAAGACACTGTAATGCGTTTGGTTGACGAATACAGAAAAAAACCCGAGTTGTGGGACACATCGCACGATTCGTATCGTGTGCAAACAGCCAAGTACGGCGCGTGGTCGCAATTGGCGGCCATGTTTGAATGCGATGTCGCCGATTTGAGACGCAAGATGAATTCGATTCTCGCTTCGCTCCGGAGGGAGAAGATTAAAGTTCGCTGCGGAGGTCACTCTACGTGGTTTCTGTATGAGCACCTCAGCTTCTTACCAAGACATTTGCCTAATAATGCCGTTGGTAGTTCGGtaattatcttatttataatgttttttagacttacatgcatacatgatcacatctatatgccttgcggggcagacagagccaagtgcagctgtttggattaatgatagaaatgagactcaaatagtgacaggttgctagctttgccgtgtggttcccggcaccaatacaaaaaagaataggaccactccatctatttcccatggatgtcgtaaaaggcgactaagggataggctcacaaatttgagattcttttaaggcgatgggctagcaacctgtcactatttgaatctcaattatatcatgtcgccaaatagctgaacgtggccattcagacttttcaagactgttggctctgtctacctcgcaagggatatagacgtgaccatatgtatgtatgctagtccatcgcctaaaagatgaatcctaatttattcttctttattaCTGTTTATAGAACTATATAGAATTTATATGCTTATACAAACTTTttctgtcgtaaaaggcgatttagGGACACGCTtataaaacgtgattataattacgtatgtatgtatgttaaagataAACATGAACAGCATGTAAATATCAGTTcatggtaggtacctacatacttagtaggtattttcatgttattataatatagattTTGAGGTCCacttttttattgaagtttaatgttatttatttttatgggaaCTACGCATTTGTCCAGGCTTTGCTTATGacggaaataaaaacaaacactttACTTACTTGTAGATATAGTCCGCGGAATATTAGAACACTaattcatgatggaattgagattcacacaGTGTAAtaggttcctagcccatcgcctacaagaggaatcttaattgtataagcctatctcttagtcccctttatgacatccgtggaaaagatatggagtgctTCTTTTATAAAGtgtcgaaaaccacacggcactgaatgCATATAAAATGCTCATAATTTTATccatatttagaaataaagctgtgattttattatttattgaaactttaACTTTAGCTCTCAAATCATCACTTATCACATATGCTAAACTTAACTTGATAGGCCAGTAAAGGtcaagattcttcttttcacTAAAGTAGGTACTAGATGAGccatcatattaaaatatttttttattttacagccATACAAAGCCACAAAGAAAACTGAAACAGAAGAATCTGACCAGTCGGACCACGTCAATGACAACACTGAACaatgtgatgatgatgatgaagagTACAATGATGTAGAAGATGAAGAACAAGAGTTAGTTTTCATCAAGGAAGAACCCACGGTGAAATCATATGCcaaatcttataaatatatcgTCCGTCAGCCAATAAACAAGCCGcggcttacaagaagaattagaAAGAAACCTGTTAATAATAGCAGCACACTTGATAGTAAAATTCTGGAGACTCTGAGACTAATCAGAAGATCAGATTTTGCCAAAAAGAAAGATGCATGTGATAGCTTTGGACATTACGTAGCCGATTCATTAAGGAAACACGATGAAAGGACGCAGTGTATGATCAAAcaagctataaataatatactgtttgaacaAGAAATGAAGAAATATGGACATTATGAAGTGTTGATAGCTACTGATGATAATCCGTTAATTTTAGaagaaaattctaaataaatttcagtttAGAAATTACTGCAGCATGATCAGTGCGTCTTTTTGTTAACCTATAAGCATCACTTACGAGTAGATAGGATGACTtggtatttgtaaataatcgTTAAACAAAACAGCTACAAACTTTTGTTTAATCTTCATGAGTATGAGATCGTAAAAATCATGTAAGTTTACTTGTGGTTGCGGTGTGGTTACCGACTCTTAGGACCGTATTTttcatgtcgtaaaagactcTATTAACtagtgtttttaaattattattaaagtttgtTAAGGTTCACCTCTAAgcgtttaatattaaaaccttttttccccaattcaataaattttgtagCTGTGAAGTCTTATAATTAATTGGGTTGTGCAAAAATTATTGTCATTATACTGTAGCCATTAACTTGTAGGTTTtccgaaaaaataaaaatgggaagggcttataaatttgtaaatattctaGACGATGATCTAGCAAACCATGACCAAAAGCTAAGCTTTTAGAAATCAgcctcacccaatccaggatccaaggtcaaaggcataccctgggctcctctctagagtggTTAAGATGAAATTTCAACTAAAGCGTGGAAGAAGACTATTAAAATCTAAGGCATAAAGCAGTATAAATCATTCTTAGTTCATGCGGAGCAAAACGCTTACTATTTAATACTAATCGAACTATTTCTAGTTGGTTTTGTGCACTGTGATTTTcttaatacatacctataattcTTCGTGACATTTCCTCAGACAAttagtgcatacatacatacatacatacataaactcacgcctctttcccggaggggtaggcagagactacctctttccacttgccacgatccctgcatacttcctttgcttcatccacattcataactctcttcatgcaagctcggcggtttcgggcacttttgacctgacccttcaccaggacgtccttaatttgatcaagatatgttcgtctaggtcttcccaccccgacctt
This genomic window contains:
- the LOC106139605 gene encoding uncharacterized protein LOC106139605, with translation MSEIGLGWNQDTVMRLVDEYRKKPELWDTSHDSYRVQTAKYGAWSQLAAMFECDVADLRRKMNSILASLRREKIKVRCGGHSTWFLYEHLSFLPRHLPNNAVGSSPYKATKKTETEESDQSDHVNDNTEQCDDDDEEYNDVEDEEQELVFIKEEPTVKSYAKSYKYIVRQPINKPRLTRRIRKKPVNNSSTLDSKILETLRLIRRSDFAKKKDACDSFGHYVADSLRKHDERTQCMIKQAINNILFEQEMKKYGHYEVLIATDDNPLILEENSK